The genomic DNA ccccgcgtattggtcagctttctttctgaaagaaagaagaaaaaagaagtcctgtgctaaagagaaaagcaatcccaatgacaaagattttaccatgtattttacaaatgaaatgcctcaatgaaacatttttttttcaaatgaacggttttcaaaagcttcattggtggattttctcaagttaaagcaccacacagaaattaataaatttaattgtgtaagcaggatgtgtgtattattcttattatttaattacaggtgttttagctcatttcaatttattttatttaaatgggctattatttattttattatgtgttcatattttacaaatgtgatgtagtattcatttatattgtatatcttatgttgtataactttagttcctatgtgaatattagttcctacttgttttgttgtggtaggagggtttttgtattgaacacggggccgtgttggttattattataaccgagaagacagcagtaaatcaacaaagacaagtcaactatgccccaatctaccactcaagagatctggtggactcaaaaagtaggttacgatcagtgatgtcacagattacttgaaaaagtaatttaattactgattactcctcaaaaaagtaatctagttactttactgattactttatcaaagtaactaagttactttaaaagtaatttgtcagttacttttcccaatttttctccctttgctgcctcaacagaaaaatttcatcgcatgtaattgaatttttcagataaggctttatcttcgagttagcaggggtttaatggagttgatttcaaccaccactgacttgcgctagctcagccactccggagccctgaaactaacaaataactgacaaactgcacagaatttgttcaaaacaactccaacgactaatcaaACCCcaactaactcgaagattaagcctaacgtcaaaaattctgaactccccctttaaaataaagacctagccgttaaaatgctgtctataaaagttgtaaagcaataagacaaacaacaaaaacaaatgaaatgaacaagaatcctacaaagtattccataatgcattcagtataggccaaaagtttggagacacctcaagggtggatactttgaagaatgtacaatataaaacctgttttcaagaacataattcctcatgttcattcatacttttaatattttcactgagaatttacaatagtagtgaaaatatataaaaagcacaaatgatgaggcgtgtccaaacttttgactcgcTCTtttgtcacccccccccccacacacacacacacagtcacactccgcctatggttacaaactataactataaaatgtacgtaaaggctggttaaaaactgtaaaagtgctggctgtctcgttacctgttggctttgtttcgattttttgtcgcgttgtgctgtaattccaagtggttccttgaattaGATGTAGAGTTATTAGCGGTCGACTGcccttttgagccagcgcaaagtttgcgacgcacagagatattttttgtcatctttattgGAGAGAAATGTGAAGTCATGGCTCTATGTCCAATAagaaaatgcagccgtttgtggttcttctcctacgtcttccactgttagcatcctgagagGTAGCCAGTTGCTTTTTAGCCGCCAAAAGcgctcatagcatggtaaaacACGTGAGCCGTccccccccgatgagaaaacgtgacatcCAACGGAGAtacttttgtcatctttactggacagaaatgtgaagtaatggctgtattcccagtgagcaaaggcatctATTTGCGGTacatatcctgcctttcactgttagcctcgctgcctcgtcaaaatgctatgttgttggccgaagtggcagacagcgctcagcctcaaacagcaccgtaaaacacgtgacccgttttttttttcttccaagatgagatatgctctttgtacatgactactgtattcttcattctagatACATTATgaggacaaaaacaaaatagtaatgcacaggcactagggaaacaaattttaatcggattactggcttggaaaaattaaCGCGTGAGATTACTCGTaactgaagaaagtaatcagattacagtaacgcgtggtTACGAttccatattagtttgaaaatcgaccagatccaccgtatttttacacgagtgacttccggcccgatcctagctacagaTAGTAGTACTGACGCAGGAGggctgcgtctcgcgtcaaataataaactgccgttcttttcgtgtgcgtcgcattgagccacttctgggacgagtctaacacgtggccgcactgcgactggtgtgcattggctgattgagtttaacgcccgcatttcactgtggtctcgcggcggccacgttgttgcgccgttgacgtttctgggttgtactgtcctaccgtgttggtcctcattatagtagagaagacagagtaaatataatctacacaaagaaactgtaacccgatcgactcacaacctcgaaaagtaagggctatattacgtcagaaactcattcggtacgcgtccgttccgaaccgaccaccacgtaccgaaacggttcaatattattacatgtaccgttacacccttaatatatatatatatatatatatatatatatatatatatatatatatatatatatatatatatatatatatatacatttttttttttttaaagtaaataagCTTGACTATCGGGGGCAGGGGGGTGGTGGACGAGGTAAGTAAAATTCCTGATACTGCACGTAGGGATATTTTAACAAAGACACCTTAGGAAGTGTTTCATttacaaaatatatatgttttaatatTTCAATCCAACACCAATTACCtgagtcgacaaaagcttttacAGGGTGCCCGTTGACTTTGCAGTTAATGTAGAGCATAACCACCTGCCCAAAGCTTTCTGGGGCCTCCTCCATTGCGATGGTCATATTTTCTTCGACGTTGTGCTGCCTTGATTGTGTGGAAGGTCAAGCGTTAAACAAGAAGCAAAACATCCAGCAAACTGTTCGTTTTGTTTACTTGTCACACTCGGAAAAATCTTGCCAACCTGATATCTTCCTCAATTTTTGCCTGCGCTTCCAAATCAAAAGGATCTGCAGTCAGCAGTCGGATTCGCTCTTGCTCCCTTTTGGCTCGATCCTGCTGTTGCTCCAGCAACACTTTGGtgaaacgctctgaaaatagaacaAAAGTGCAACATATGCAGACAAGATTTATAGTATGCCAGTGTGTCTCAATTACTTGTTAAGCATGGCGGGCCTGGACTCTCTTATTATCTTGCCAGGCTAAAAGAatgctacaaaaaaaagtagccctaaaaaaagtaaacattttaACCGCCCTTAATAAGGTTGAAAATGCAATGGCAACATCTTATGGTCGATATCATGTGATAAACATGTCCCTGGTCTCCGCCATTGCACTcaattgtattgtatttttacttgtTTAGATTTGTAAAACTGACTCCATAATAAAGTATTGTTAataaatttttcaaaacatactaATTAGAATATTAAAATTCCTGtcaatttaaagtttttttgttttttttttccccaaaaacatAGTGGGCCGCTAGTGGGATTTCCTAACATCTGGCTTTGCAAGTTTTCTGGGGAAACCCTGGTAAACTATATACTGCTGGAAATTATACTGTAAAACCCTGCTAAATATTTCAGCATAGCTCTTTTGTCTACCTAGATCTCCGCTTAGCAAGGCCTCGGCAAGGGGTGGGTTTCTCTCTTTCAGGAGGGACAGCTCGTGTGGATTAGACAGAAGCATCTGCTGGAGCAAGGCTGGGTCATCAAGCCCCTGAGAAGAGGGGCTCCGAAAGGCTGGTGGTGTGGAGGGTTGCGCATTTCGCTGTGGCTGTTGCTGCTGAGGTGGTAGCGGCTGCTGCTGCGGCGGCGGTGGTGTAGCCTGTTGCTGTGGTGGCCTAATGGTACTACGGGGAGCGGTCGAAGTTGAAGTGCCAGGGACTGTGATGGAACGAAAGTCAATCCGGGGAAGACCTTCCAAGTGAAGAGTGAGGAAAGGTTGGAAAATTAGCTGGATAATATCACAAGATTAAGGAATTACTTTGTCCAAATTCGCACCACACAAGTTGGAATGCGCCATAGTCTATCAATTATCTCATACAGTCATTAtccgtattattattttttttttgtgggaccaTGATTTTGTGTCATGGATTATATAAAGTTCTCACCTGGGAAGGATTGTTGAGTGGGTGGCGGCCTTCTGTCGGCTTGCCTGAGGACCACCACGTCTCCATCCTTTACGCCATATGTTCCCAAGGCACGTGTGGGGTCTTTTAGGGGCTGCTCAACATAGGTGATCTtcaagaaaaagacaaaaaaggtTTGGAACACATAATGACCAACCACAACAGTAAAACCACCTGTAACATCTGACAAGCTTTACGGAAAATGTTTGCGATTGTGGTTGCACAGAGGCTCACAGTGTGGAACTGCATTGCAACACGCACAGACAGCAACATGTTTACTCTCTGCTGTCGCTAAAACAGGCTACCATAATATTAGAACCAGATCGCGGTATGATGCAATCTAGTCATATATCTttgcaaacaacaacaacatttttttttaaacatgatgGTGGTCTTCTCAAttaggaggacaacatgttggtCCCACTTTTCAGGATAACACCTTTTGGTATTAAGATGACATCTAAACTGACCTACATTTGCTTGGTTAGGTTTTGTAACGTGGAATGTTATGTGTTCTGTTACTGTAAAGTCCTTTGGTACAGCTGCAGTTGTTTTGAGCGCACTACATAAATTTTAGTTGAGTATGCAATAGCTCTAGTCTTCTACACGATTAAATAATCACATTGATCAACTACtaatttaaaatagtttaaCATCACGATTAAATTTAGACCcttttgtttttgtctgttatGCAGTTTAATTAAGATTCTTTAATAGTGACTCGATTCAATATTgactgaaatgttttttttgtcgcattagAAATGAATATATAGGGAAGCTGTTTATAGTTTTTAAAGTTTTGCATGCGCACGTTAACATTTGGTATATCAAGCCAAATTTTTTAGCTAAAAAACATCTGAaagtttacattttttaacCTTTCTTTAAAATGGTGTTTCCATCAATACATGGGAATTTAGATTATGAGACAAAATTCATATATGGTGATATATAGTTATACTTTTAATTGCACTCATACATGAGCATTCATTGACAATCCTCAGAGATTAAGTGAATTGGATGGTTATCATTTTCAAAGGCAGGCAATGAGCAAAGAAAGGCACTAATTTGTTTGAATAATGTTGCAATAACATAATGTTGCGTTATTTATTCACAGAAATACTGCACTGAAATATTCCCAAACTCCataatagggatgtccccgatccgatcgggccatttttcaaaggatcggaaacgggtgaaaaggattaggtttttgattttttttaaaaaattatttttttttaattaagggcATAAAAGTAactaaataatccagaaatacaatggcattgccaaaagaaacaaaaatatatacgttttatactccgcaacactcctAGAAAGAGTGGAAGAGGAAGTATTGTAAACGGCACAGtgctgttacagtactgtaaacagtacagtactgtatcatgtttgggacatttttttttctttttggaacaAAGACCTTTTTTTTCCTGGTATGCGATCGTGACCGTATCAACAGATTCTCAAAATAAGGGGACTTGGACTAGAATGCAAAaacatgcgatcgggacatccctactccaTGAGGAAGTCAAGTTTTAGACAGATTGTCCGTGATGGTACTAAAATACAAAACTAGTTTATTTTACCACTTAGAAATAATTAGTTTTTCTCTTCGATAGTTGTATCGTAGATTATCAGATTGATTTTCTGAACCATGTATCGATAACTGTTATTTCACTACATTGTGAGATAATCCTTATTGTGAGGGTTGCATCGCACATCGGATCGTGAGTTACCCGTAGGTTCTCACCCTTACAGGTATCcaaatttacacaaaatattagattCAAAAGTTGATGTTCCACTGATTTGAACCAATTCAGAATTTTCTGAAGTATTACAATGCATCTATTGAACGATAAGTGTTACCCACAGATATTAAGCGTATAAATTAGTAAAATTACAATGTTCATATACTTTTGCGTATTTGACAAAGGTACAGTACCCTgatttaaatataataaatcggAAGTTAATCAACAGTGATCCAATTCTTTTTAGTTTTCTCTGGCTACTAGAACTCTGTacatttgttttattgagaCCTACAAtgatattattttaaagtaattGCTGTGACAGAAAAAGTACATACAGTGacccctcgttttttgcggttaatggggaccagaacccgccgcgataagtgaaaaaccgcaaagtagcgcccccccccccccaattttgtgtgtgtgtgtgtgtgtgttcaatgtatattttcagatttagcattgaaaagagatacatataagacatgttttttcactttttttccccaaagtataattaaaagaaatatatatattttttaataactgTTTTTtatgcacttcaaatgtaataattatgatgagttttaaacatattactgtcccaccgaattagtttcaaacaagaataaagtactgtactgttgtagaaaaatgcttggctttattaaatgtttctgTTACATCCCTTGGCTGTGACTCCTGGagtgacatgtggaaattaCAATCTGCTCAGGATCACTTTTAACATGTGGCGTTTATTGCTGCGAACTCAACATGTCCGGCTGCCtcgaacatcgccacacacacacaagttcATTCCAGCACCCTTCTTTATCCCCCGCCCGCGCAATGCGCACAGAGCCTGTCTGTTCTAAGGCAGTACTTCATTgactgagtctactcaaatcctctcacttacacacaataagttgccacagcaacggtTTACCAAGTTGAACGataattgacgcatgcggcgcttttgaAACCCGTGATTCTgacaagatcaaacacaaacatctgtcaacatcgtcaactttaataagcaacaccAGTGCACATGCACTGCCTGTCTggggaacaaagagcagggagagggagggagcgagcgAGCGTGAGACTAAGCGATCGGCTTGGGACagctcatttgtattttttaaaaatctatttttttaaaaacgctaTGGAttgagggcacgaagtttgaagcaagaagtagcaagggatcactgtatttggaCGCTTTTACTGATGTAGTTAACACACTGAAAAAGTAAATTCACTTCTTATCTATGATTATATTGTTGACAGAattctcgagtaactcgagcaaGGTTTTGCGCAAATTGGAACAGCTGTTCCACAAGCAGCTTCCAAGTCAAGCTGTACCGTGATTGTGTTGGCTGTTCAGCCTTTAGCAAACCTACGCTTGTCTCACGAGAATCCTATTACATTCTTTGAAACAACGTGAATTTTTCCACGCCAGCGAATGACAACAACAGTATACATTCTGCTAATTACACCTACGAATATGCAGTGTGTGGTTGGCGTATTTCCCTCACCGCTTGGGTCAAAAACGCAAGCAAAACTATGATTCATGCTAGCAAAACCAGGCTAATTAGCCACAAGCTAGGTTAGCTCTCCTGGCTGTCCTTACCTGAATTTCCCCCGCCGGGATTCCCGATTCGAGTTCGCAAAGTGCCACAAAGTCTCTGAGTTCCAGCTCTGGGGATACATCGAGGGCGAATGTGGTTTCTGGGCGATCCCTCGGCGCGCAGAAAACGGTGACCAGCATCGCTTAATTTTGGAAGCAGAATCGGTTGGCAAACCGCTGCAACATAAAGGCACTTACTGTATTTCCTTTATTCACACACCAGAACGCCGCATGCTCATGTTGGATATGAGCGACAATTTAGTCATGCTTCACGCTACTAAGCAGTCCAGGGGAAAGCGTGAACGTAATCGACGATGTTAAGTGTTTTAGACTTACTAGTAAGCGTATGACGTGACAGTAAATCATTCAAAAACTCCAACATCCAAAATTTCGCTCGTATTCGCCCAGCAACGCCGTACCTCGACCGGTTGTTTTACGACATGAAGTATAATGGAGCTTGGCGTCGTGAAACACAGAAATCTTATTTCCTACTTTCTACTGTTTTTATGTAATGATGAGTTGAAAGTCAaataaaaatgtctttaaacaccatgtagcatgtatagtTCTTGTTGTGAAATTCATCCTTTGtgaataattaataaaaatccCTCTATTCTCTCCACTGgttatttatatgtatatacattttttaaattaatgtaatCTGTTTATAATCATAAACCAACTATGGACAGCACCACTTATTTAAATTAATGTAACCTGTTTATAATCATAAACCAACTATGGACAGCACCACTTAATTCAAGTTTTCATATTTCTTGTAAAAGTGTTCTCAGATGGAGCTTTAAGCACAGTTGTGGTTGCAGGCTTGCTAAAATTAAGCAAGAATGCGTGGTCGTTTTCATAGGCCTGTTTTCGTTTCTATGGCCcatgtctttttttattattttttttattttatttaaactggCAGAAAAGATGGGTCAATACCCATTCTTTAACCACAGATAGATGAAGGTGAAAAACAACCGAAAGttaaaaacatgattaaattgCTTAAATTTTGTATTTTCTGTCTGGGTTGGCACCTTAGATTTGAACTACAGAAATAGTCCCTGTTTTGTATTAATAATTAACTAGTTAACAGTTAATTACAGTACTATTATTAAATATTGTTGCTTTATTTAGAGTTATTTGGACTAGTTTAcaaatatttaaatataataaacaATAACTGATTAATAATATTAAATTATATAATGAtctaaaaaatacacatattgtaTTTTCCAATGTATTGGTAGTCTGTTTGCCTGTGTGTTTTGCAACAAATCACACAGGAGGAAgaaatactgtactgtaaatattatagtaatattgatttttatatttattgctcaattttaactatttgTGTGTCACTCCTaacgcagaaaaaaaaagtgtgtcagTGTCATACAGgaaatgatatactgtatatggagaGAACGACGTGGCTTACATGAGAATTTTGTATGAGTGGTGATTCCCTCTTCTTCTGTTTCTTATCGTTATACCATCCTAATACAAAAAATGGTTCTTCTCAAATTGCTCTTTCTAAGTCTGATTTTCGACGAATTCATTGCTGATTTGGATGTTA from Corythoichthys intestinalis isolate RoL2023-P3 chromosome 9, ASM3026506v1, whole genome shotgun sequence includes the following:
- the ddi2 gene encoding protein DDI1 homolog 2 → MLVTVFCAPRDRPETTFALDVSPELELRDFVALCELESGIPAGEIQITYVEQPLKDPTRALGTYGVKDGDVVVLRQADRRPPPTQQSFPGLPRIDFRSITVPGTSTSTAPRSTIRPPQQQATPPPPQQQPLPPQQQQPQRNAQPSTPPAFRSPSSQGLDDPALLQQMLLSNPHELSLLKERNPPLAEALLSGDLERFTKVLLEQQQDRAKREQERIRLLTADPFDLEAQAKIEEDIRQHNVEENMTIAMEEAPESFGQVVMLYINCKVNGHPVKAFVDSGAQMTIMSQACAERCNIMRLVDRRWAGIAKGVGTQKIIGRVHLAQVQIEGDFLPCSFSILEDQPMDMLLGLDMLKRHQCSIDLKKSVLVIGTTGTETRFLSEAELPDCARLAYGPEGREESRPEEIADRELAEALQRSVQESGQH